From Chryseobacterium camelliae:
TCAAATATTCTTTGGCCTCTTCAAGGGTTTTGAAGCTGTTTAAATTGCCGATCACTTCATTCAGGTCCGTCTGGCTTCCTGCAAACAGGGTTTTGGTAAATGCAATCCTGTCGTTCAGATCAAGTTTGAATTCCGGTCTTGACTTTTCAGCTTCCATGAAATCGGTTGGAATATTGGTTTTCAGAATGCTTCCTGTATCAGGTTTTATTCCGGCAGGTTTGTCCTCAGGAATTTTATGGTGAAGATGGTCATCATCAAAAAGGCTCTGTACTGCCTTTATTCCTTTGATATGGGCCAACCTGATCTTCTTTTCCTGCTGGTAGGCATCCAGATTTTCAAAACTTTCATCAGAAGGCTTATGCTCAACAGATTCGTGATCTGCAGCATGGGGATTAAAAATATCGGTAATTTTCCTCCTGTCATTCACTTCTGCGAGCACATTTTCTTTCTCATTCGGGGATTCTTCAGAATGTTCATTCTTGATTTCACTCAGCATATGATCAACGCTGGAGGTTTCCGTAACCATTTCCCCCTGCTCCATGTTCGTTGAACTGCTGCTGAGAAGCTCGCTTTCATTTTCCTCGATCAGTATTTCATCTTCCTCAATTCCGGTATCGAAAATGCTTGGGATGATGGCTTTCATATCCGCTTTTTTTTCTTCTTCATGCCCGGAAGCATCAAAGCCTTCCCGGATCCGCTCCTCTTCTTCAAAATCATTGTCAGGTGCACGGTCTTCATCAGAAAATTCATTCTCAAAGCCGTCAATTTCATTAAGCTGATTGTTGAAAACCGCTTCCTCTTCCATAGGCTCATTCGTAAAGGCCGATGTTCCGGAAATATCTGAATGCTCTGATCCCGTTTCTTCAGAAATTATGCCCTCATTCCGGCTTTCTTCAGGAGCTGCCTCCTGATAGCCTTCCTGGGTCTCCTGTGAATGTTCTTCAACAAAATTAACAACAGTCTCGTGGAGCTCACCTTCTACAATCTCATTAAGCTGGTTATTGAAAATCGCCTCCTCTTCGGTCACCCCGTTGAACGCCTGGTTTTCGTACTCAGGTATTTCATTGAACTCATTATTGAAGATCGCTTCTTCTTCAGTAACCGGCTCGTGGGGTTCGTAAGCAGTTGGCTCTTCCATAAAAGGTTGGAAGTCCTCTTTTTCTTCTGCCTGATACGGAACGTGCTTTTCCAGCAAATTGAGCAACGTAATCCGTTCAGCAAGATCATTAACAAGATCCTGACAGGAAGCCAGTTCGGCTGCGTGGTTGATTTTATCCAAAATACCAATGATATTCCTGGATTCGAAAAAAATCTTTTCCTTTAAATCTTGGATGTTCTGCATAGAAGATTGTTGTTAAAATTGCTTACTTTTGGTCTTAGAAATATACGGCTAATTTAACAAATGTTTTTAGAAAATACAATTAATCATTCCAAACAAAGTGGTTGGATGGAAGTTATTTGTGGCTCTATGTTTTCGGGAAAAACCGAAGAACTGATCCGGAGATTGCGGAGGGCAGAAATGGCAGGACAGAATGTAGAAATTTTTAAACCTAAAATGGATACCCGGTATTCTGAGGAAGATATAGTATCCCATAATCAGAATAAAATCCGAAGTACAGCAGTAGATTATCCCGGTGAAATCCTTTTGCTGGCTTCCAATTGTGACGTGGTGGCGATAGATGAAGCACAGTTTTTTGATGAAAGCATCGTAGATGTTGCCAATAACCTGGCCAATAGCGGAATAAGAGTAGTGATTGCAGGCCTGGATATGGACTTTCTGGGACGCCCTTTCGGGCCTATGCCTAACCTGATGGCTACAGCCGAGTATGTTACCAAGGTACATGCCATCTGCAGACGGACCGGAAACCTGGCCAATTATTCAATGAGAACTTCCCAAGGAAATGATCTGGTAGAGCTGGGTGAAACGGAAAGTTATGAAGCAGTGAGCCGCCGTGTTTTCATTGATGAAGTGCTTTCCAAGCAAAGAAGAAAATAAATTTTTAAATTTGATCCGGGGATATGCAGATATTACCCGGATTTTAATCAGTACAAAGACGCAAAATAGGATGATAACCTGCTTCATGACAGGAAATTTCAGAGATAAAAAATGACTTCTTTCTGTAATTCTGATCCTGAAGGAATTTAAAGCAAAACACTTTGCGCCTTTATCATTAAACCTACAGCACACAAAGGGGCGTCTATGAATTATACAGTACAGGAAATATCAGCCATTACACAATCCAGATCCATTGGAGATAAAAAACTGAGGATCAGAAACATTGCTTTTGACAGCAGGACCATTTATTCCATACAGGATACAGCATTCATCGCAATCAATACCCATAAAAATTCCGGTGAAAAATTCATTGAATCTGCTGTAGACAGAGGAATACGGGTGATTATTTCTGAGCATCACTATCCTCAGTTTGAAGAGGTCACCTGGATCATCGTAGAGAATGCTGTTGATTTCCTTCAGCAGCTGGCTGCCTATCATTTCGGACATGCACGGATCAAATCAATCGGCATTACGGGAAGCAACGGAAAAACCATCCTGAAAGAATGGCTGTACCAATGCCTCTGGAATGAATTTTCAACCGTAAAAAGCCCGAAGAGTTTCAACTCACAGATCGGCCTTCCGCTATCTCTGCTGCAGATCAATGATTCTCATGAACTGGGCATTTTTGAAGTGGGAATTTCAAAGCCGGGCGAAATGCAGAAGCTGGAACAGATATTTCATCCTCAGATTGGTCTCCTGACGCATATCGGAAATGCTCATGCAGCAAACTTCCGGTCTGAACAGCAGCTTATTGAGGAGAAAGTCATCCTGTTTAAAAATTCGGAGGTGATTATCTATAATGGAGATAATATACTGACTGACAAAAAGATAAAAGACCTTTACTCAGGTAAGAAATTAATCTCATACGGACTCAGCGCTTCCAATCAGGTTTATCTCCAAAAGAATGTAAAAGATGAAGACCTCATTGTTCAGTACTTCGGAGAGGAGCTTAGTTTTCCGGCCCATCAGAGGGATGAAGCAACGCTTACCAATGCTTTGGCTTTAATTACAGTGCTGAAGGAACTGAATCTTTCCAATGAAAAAGTCATTGAGAAAATCAATGCGTTAAAATCCATAGAGATGAGGCTGGAAGCTATTGAGGGCATCAAGAGCAACATCATCATCAATGACTCTTTCAATCTTGACCTGGATTCCCTTAAAACAGCATTACAGTTCCTGAAGGAATATAATAAACCTCAAAAGTCTCTTGTGCTTACGGATATTGTGGGCGTCAATTCCAATGCTGAAGAGCTCTACACTGAAGTTGCAGACCTGGTTAACGAACAGCATTTCAATACTGTTTTCCTGATAGGCGAAGTGATTACCCGGTTCAGCCATTTATTTACATCCGAAATATTCACTTTCAATAATACTCAGGAACTGATTGACAGCAAGCGGCTTACTGAAATCAATAATCAGATCATCCTGCTCAAAGGAGCAAGAAAATTTGGTATTGAAAGACTTAAAGATATTCTTGAACTCAGAAAACATGATACCGTTCTTGAGGTCAACCTGAATGCCGTCCTTCATAATATCAATTATCACAAATCGCTCCTGAACCCTGGAACTAAGATGATGGCCATGGTAAAAGCCAATGCATACGGGTTGGGAAGCTACGAGATCGCTGAATTCCTGCAACACCACCACATCGATTATCTGGGGGTAGCTTATGCCGATGAAGGTGTTGAGCTCCGGAAAAAAGGAATCACAGCGCCTATTATCGTTATGAACCCTGAACAGCACAGTTATGAAGCGGTTATTGAATACAACCTTGAACCTGAAATTTATAGCCTGAGGGTATTGGAACTTTTTAATGATGCAGTACAGAAGGCAGGATATGATGAACGCTATCCTATCCATATCAAGCTGGAAACAGGAATGAACAGGCTTGGCTTTAAAGAAGCCGATCTTGCACCTCTACTAGAAGCCCTTCGCCATAAAAATCTCAGGGTAGAAAGTATTTTCAGCCATCTCTCCTCTTCAGATATGCCGTCTGAAAAAGAATTTACGCTTCGGCAGATGGCCATTTTCAGGAAAAATTCAGACACTCTGATTAAAAATTTAGGCTACAGCCCTATACGCCATATCCTCAATTCATCAGGGATTACAGAATATCCGGATTATCAGTATGACATGGTAAGGATCGGAATCGGAATGCTGGGAGAATCACAAAATAGTGATATAAAAAAACAGCTTCGTCCTGTTGTAAGTTTTAAAACGGTAATCTCCCAGATTCTGCAAATACAGGAAGGAGAATCTGTAGGGTATAGCCGGAGATACAAAGCCGACCATCCGGCAAAAATAGCGACTATCCCAGTGGGCTATGCGGACGGAATTCCGCGTCTTATCGGAAATCAGGTCGGAAAAGTAGGCATTGGCAAAAAACTGGCGCCAATAGTAGGAAATGTATGCATGGATATGATGATGATTAATATCGATGATATTCCGCATGTAAAAGAGGGCGACCCGGTAATCCTGTTTAATGGACAGCCAAGCCTGAAAGAATTCGCAGGGTACTGCAACACCATCACTTATGAAGTATTAACATCCATTGCTCCCCGTGTGAAGCGGATTTACATAAAAGACTAAATATGAAAAAAAAATTTCTGTTACTCTTCTGTTTTCTCTTATTGCATCTGATGGGTGCACAGGTCCGAAAAGATCTTAAGATCCCGAAAAATCCCAGGATCGGTCTCTCACTGGCTGGTGGCGGAGCTAAAGGATTTGCTCACGTTGGTGTCCTTAAAGTCCTGGATTCCCTGGGCGTAAAAGTAGATTATATTGCCGGGACCAGCATGGGAGCCATTGTAGGAGGTTTATATGCTTCCGGCTATTCTGCGAAAGATATTGAAAAGATCGTCATGGATACAGACTTTTATTCACTGATCCTGGATCCTAAGTCCCGGCAGGAAGCCACCTTCTTTAATAAATCAGTGGATAAATACCTTCTCTCGATCCCTTTGAAAAATGGTAAGATTACACTTCCCTCCTCTATCAGCACCGGCCAGAAAAATGTTTACCTTCTGAAAGAACTCCTCAAGAACGTTTCCAACATCAATGATTTTTCAAAATTGCCGATTCCGTTTATGTGCGTTGCTACTAATCTCGAGAGCGGTGACATGAAAATATTTGAAAAGGGAGATCTTGTGCAGTCCATTATGGCGAGTTCTGCCTTCCCCTCTCTTATGGATCCCGTAAAAGTGGGTGACAGCATTTATATAGATGGAGCTATGTCTGTCAATTATCCTTCAAAGCCTTTAAAGGATAAAGGAATTGATATTGTTATCGGAGTGGACCTTAACCAGGATCTTTCCAAAAGAGAAGATTTAAACAGCATTATTGCCATTCTGAATCAGATCATTGATTTTGGCATCAGGAGAGATACCAAAAAACAATATGAATATACGGATATCAATATTAAACCAAACCTTACGGGAATGAGTGCTACCAGCTATGATGAAAAGAAAAAAATACTGGACAGCGGCTATGTTGAAGGCGAAAAATATTCAGCTATTCTCAATGAACTTCCCAAAAGGACATATGACCATCTCAGACAGCCTATGAACCCAATCTATTCCAATGTCTATAAGATAGACAGCATAGAACTGATCGGAAGCAGGATCTACGGTGAAAACTACGTACTAGGAAAAATGGGTCTTCGCCTGCCCTCCATGCAGACTTACGGAAGTATAAATAAAATGATTGATAAACTGATCGCAACAAATAATTACCGGTTCATCAATTATGATATCGTGACCCAAAATGACAGCAACTATCTTAAGCTGTACGTTACTGAAGATGATACCCGCCATTTTCTAAAATTCGGGTTGCATTATGATGAGGTCTTTAAAACAGGATTATTGCTGAATTATTCTGCCAAAA
This genomic window contains:
- a CDS encoding bifunctional UDP-N-acetylmuramoyl-tripeptide:D-alanyl-D-alanine ligase/alanine racemase, producing the protein MNYTVQEISAITQSRSIGDKKLRIRNIAFDSRTIYSIQDTAFIAINTHKNSGEKFIESAVDRGIRVIISEHHYPQFEEVTWIIVENAVDFLQQLAAYHFGHARIKSIGITGSNGKTILKEWLYQCLWNEFSTVKSPKSFNSQIGLPLSLLQINDSHELGIFEVGISKPGEMQKLEQIFHPQIGLLTHIGNAHAANFRSEQQLIEEKVILFKNSEVIIYNGDNILTDKKIKDLYSGKKLISYGLSASNQVYLQKNVKDEDLIVQYFGEELSFPAHQRDEATLTNALALITVLKELNLSNEKVIEKINALKSIEMRLEAIEGIKSNIIINDSFNLDLDSLKTALQFLKEYNKPQKSLVLTDIVGVNSNAEELYTEVADLVNEQHFNTVFLIGEVITRFSHLFTSEIFTFNNTQELIDSKRLTEINNQIILLKGARKFGIERLKDILELRKHDTVLEVNLNAVLHNINYHKSLLNPGTKMMAMVKANAYGLGSYEIAEFLQHHHIDYLGVAYADEGVELRKKGITAPIIVMNPEQHSYEAVIEYNLEPEIYSLRVLELFNDAVQKAGYDERYPIHIKLETGMNRLGFKEADLAPLLEALRHKNLRVESIFSHLSSSDMPSEKEFTLRQMAIFRKNSDTLIKNLGYSPIRHILNSSGITEYPDYQYDMVRIGIGMLGESQNSDIKKQLRPVVSFKTVISQILQIQEGESVGYSRRYKADHPAKIATIPVGYADGIPRLIGNQVGKVGIGKKLAPIVGNVCMDMMMINIDDIPHVKEGDPVILFNGQPSLKEFAGYCNTITYEVLTSIAPRVKRIYIKD
- a CDS encoding thymidine kinase, which gives rise to MFLENTINHSKQSGWMEVICGSMFSGKTEELIRRLRRAEMAGQNVEIFKPKMDTRYSEEDIVSHNQNKIRSTAVDYPGEILLLASNCDVVAIDEAQFFDESIVDVANNLANSGIRVVIAGLDMDFLGRPFGPMPNLMATAEYVTKVHAICRRTGNLANYSMRTSQGNDLVELGETESYEAVSRRVFIDEVLSKQRRK
- a CDS encoding patatin-like phospholipase family protein, with protein sequence MKKKFLLLFCFLLLHLMGAQVRKDLKIPKNPRIGLSLAGGGAKGFAHVGVLKVLDSLGVKVDYIAGTSMGAIVGGLYASGYSAKDIEKIVMDTDFYSLILDPKSRQEATFFNKSVDKYLLSIPLKNGKITLPSSISTGQKNVYLLKELLKNVSNINDFSKLPIPFMCVATNLESGDMKIFEKGDLVQSIMASSAFPSLMDPVKVGDSIYIDGAMSVNYPSKPLKDKGIDIVIGVDLNQDLSKREDLNSIIAILNQIIDFGIRRDTKKQYEYTDINIKPNLTGMSATSYDEKKKILDSGYVEGEKYSAILNELPKRTYDHLRQPMNPIYSNVYKIDSIELIGSRIYGENYVLGKMGLRLPSMQTYGSINKMIDKLIATNNYRFINYDIVTQNDSNYLKLYVTEDDTRHFLKFGLHYDEVFKTGLLLNYSAKRLLFRNTNLSLDVIVGDKPRYYLNYFIDNGYIPGLGIYSSGMNFDLRDQENNEIDNWEWFRNEAYIQSIWKDKFAIGGGISHDYFEANMNGTNKRYSRFLNPYVFVKSDTQNDKEFPTKGFYMSAEGKLIDVLSSEVKDKPVQVQADIRIHIPISKQFSYHLNLYGGITIGEELPEYYRYRLGGIFEQNVINFKSFGGFYFAQMATNNVVMASNDLQFRFNKNYFITGTFTFANLSDSISVEEAVKLNYSSLGITAGYKSPFGQIKINFSHSLRNNQKGIFSVILGHWF